One genomic segment of Intestinimonas butyriciproducens includes these proteins:
- a CDS encoding galactose/methyl galactoside ABC transporter permease MglC produces MSQESKNLQTSARGMITPQKVGNFVLNNALIILMVIAVIYIAIINPNFLSTGSIVNIISQTAAYLPAALGIGGCIVLTGTDLSAGRIVGLTACVSASLLQSTLNMANKMWPEIGALPIPVVIVVAMVIGAAIGAFNGFFVAKFKLHPFIVTLGTQLIVYTLLLIYVTMGNNNGMAIANLDKSYTDFVKGEMFNIGGASVPWYVLYAVILTFVMWFIWNKTKFGKNMFALGSNEEAARVSGVNVFLTTVMVFALAGAMYGFTGFIEGARIASNTANTGFNYELDAIAACVIGGVSFVGGIGKISGIVIGVLMLRLIFIGLNMIPGMNQNFFYLIKGAIILFACALDMRKYLAKK; encoded by the coding sequence ATGAGTCAAGAGTCCAAGAATCTTCAGACGTCGGCCCGCGGCATGATCACACCCCAAAAGGTGGGCAACTTCGTCCTCAATAACGCCCTGATCATCCTGATGGTCATTGCCGTCATCTACATTGCCATCATCAACCCGAATTTCCTGAGCACCGGCTCCATTGTCAACATCATTTCCCAGACGGCGGCCTATCTGCCCGCGGCTCTGGGCATCGGCGGCTGTATTGTTCTCACCGGTACCGACTTGTCGGCCGGACGTATCGTGGGCCTGACCGCCTGTGTATCTGCTTCCCTGCTGCAGAGCACCCTCAACATGGCCAATAAGATGTGGCCGGAGATCGGCGCGCTGCCCATCCCCGTGGTCATCGTCGTCGCCATGGTCATCGGCGCCGCCATTGGAGCCTTCAACGGCTTCTTTGTGGCCAAGTTCAAGCTCCATCCGTTTATTGTCACCCTGGGCACCCAGCTCATCGTCTATACCCTGCTGCTGATCTACGTGACCATGGGTAACAACAACGGTATGGCCATCGCCAACCTGGATAAGAGCTATACCGACTTCGTCAAGGGGGAAATGTTCAATATCGGCGGTGCGTCCGTGCCTTGGTACGTCCTCTACGCCGTGATCCTCACCTTTGTTATGTGGTTCATCTGGAATAAGACCAAGTTTGGCAAGAACATGTTTGCCCTGGGCTCCAATGAGGAGGCCGCTCGGGTCTCCGGGGTGAATGTGTTTCTCACTACGGTCATGGTGTTTGCCCTGGCCGGTGCCATGTATGGCTTTACCGGCTTTATCGAGGGCGCCCGTATCGCCTCCAATACGGCCAATACCGGCTTCAACTATGAGCTGGATGCGATCGCGGCCTGCGTCATCGGCGGAGTCAGCTTTGTCGGCGGTATTGGCAAGATCAGCGGTATTGTGATCGGCGTGCTCATGCTCCGGCTGATTTTTATCGGTCTGAATATGATCCCCGGCATGAATCAGAACTTTTTCTATCTTATCAAGGGCGCCATTATTCTCTTTGCATGTGCGCTGGATATGCGGAAATACCTTGCCAAGAAGTAA